ATGTAATATTCTGCAGGAGCTTCAGCTCAGCAAGCACTGAAGGTAGCTTCCCAGTAAAACCATTTCGGTAGATAAGGACACTTTGAAGGCTTTGGATGCTCCATATATCTTCAGGGAAGTCGCCGGTGAGGCGGTTTTCGAAAAGAAAGAGCTTCTGCAAGTTCCTCAAGTTTGCTAGTTCTTTTGGAACAGTGCCCTCAAGCTGGTTGGCATCCAACTCCAGCCACAAAAGCAATCTACAGTTGCCAATTTCTGGAGGGATTGGACCAGACAAATTGTTCTGTGAAAGTAGAAGATAAGTGATGTTTCTCAGCAAACCAACTGCAGGTGGTATCTGTCCAGACAGACTGTTGTTAACAAATGCAAGCTGTGTCAAGCTGCTGCAGTTCCCTAACCATTTTGGTATCTCCCCTCTTATTTGATTGAATGACAAGATGAATATTTCCAACTTGCAGTTCTTCTCAAAACTgaatggaatctctcctgtgaAGTTATTGGTAGTGGCATCAAATATCCTAAGGCCTttgatgtcactcaagtttttcGGAAGATCGCCGCCCAGTTGATTATCAAGTAGATAGAGCTCCTCCAACTTGGTGCAGTTGCATATTGAATCAGGCAGAACACCAGACAACATATTCTCATGCAACCACAAGGACCTAAGGCTTTTCATTTCACCCGAGAAGGGGATCGAACCACTGAGCTGGTTGGAATGGAGGTACACTTTCTCCATAAACTGGTTCTTGAACAACTCCTTTGGTATTGCTCCACTCAGAGAGTTGCTGTACAGAGAGAGTAGTGACAATTTCTTGAGGTTGCCCATTGATGCAGGTATCTGGCCAGAAAGGAAGTTTTGGGACAGATCCAATTGTTCAAGCATATTGCAGTTGCCCAATTCCGGGGGAATAGAACCAGATATGTTGTTATCAGATAAACTGAGGACTTGCAGGTATTCTAGGTGCCCTATTTCAGGTCCTAGTGAACCAGAAATCCCTGATGATGTCAGGTCAAGAGAAATCACATTACCCCTTTTATCGCAAGTAACTGAATTCCATTTGCAAGGAGTTGCATTAGAAGCATTCCAATTGGAGCTTATGTTGTTTGGTAGCATGAGGTTTTTGGACAGAGCAAGAAGAGCTAGGCCATCCGAAGTCAAACCCAATGACGATGGAACTAATGTGACGAATAGCAAAAACCAATGCCAGAAAACCAGCTTCATCttaacctgaaaagatttacaTAGAAGTCAGCAGGATGTTATTTTTCTCGTATTATTTTTATGCAGAAAATAAAGTACATGGCCTGATGGGCATTGCAAACAGTTAGTCTGAGAACCCAGAAATGACACCGATATAAGGAATGAATTTGTTCAGTAAGTAGAAACTGAAACACATCTCTTTTCTAACAATGCAATAGGCACAAATCTCGTACCTgtttgtaaaagaaaaaaaaatcctccaAAGCCATTTTCAAATTGGGCAGCAGACAGGAACACATCTCCTATAAGCAGGGACTAGAAGCCGTCCCTGAGTTGGAgacaaaaacaagatccaaccTAGGAGGAACTAGGTGTTTGGCAAGCAAAACTGATGTTCTGATTGCGAGACGGGATCTCAGCTACAAAATAGAAGCGTGACTCTTTGCCAATTCGGAGGTAAACACACACGTGCATGCATCGGCACCCCCGTCCGATTGGAAGTGAGTCCCTGCCGGCATCACCAAGAACACGAAGCTTCTTTCTTTGGCTGTAGAAGCATTTCTCAGAGAAGTGGGCTCACAACAATTTCCTTGGCCCTTGAACGTTACTCTGAAACCTAGCGGAAGAACGTCGAACTTGGAGAGCCAGTGCAGCCAAGAACCCAGCAACTAAAGCCAATGCAGGGCGAATACAGGAATGATCCTAGGGAGAGCCAGCCAGCCAAAGATTCTTCACCTCTCCGCTAAAAGAATAAACACGAAACACAGGAAGTATAGCCTGTAACTGCACGCGAGCGTTGGGGGAATCGAGGGAGCAGCAATGCAGCATATACCAGTGACCAGTCAGCAACTCTTTGCCCGGGGACAAAGCTCCTGCTGGAAAATGGAGTCCGGAGGGCTGGACCGAACAACACAAAGCAAACCTTGCTTCTTTGTACGGTGTTTCCTTGGTATACTGGTAGAGcccaaaatatattttttgaggGATTTTTTTGTTGAGGGAATAGAGCCCAAAATATATAGCACGAACCTTTGCTTAGTTGATTGAAGGGTAACTTGGGTAGAACAAGGTTTCAGAACAAGACAACTTTTTTTTGGGGGGTAAGAAATAAGAAACTATTCACTGCTTTTAATCGTCAAAATCCTTTTTTAGATCTTTTTATTAAACTCCTTGAATTCTGCAGCTgctatccccccccccccccccccccctctctagTTGCTCCATCGCTGAATTGTCAAAATATGATGGATGGGCCAAAATATTTAATTGGGGATTTGGAAATGGGTACCAAAGAAATAAATGCTGTAAAATCGTTGGCGGGGATTTTGAGCATGAGTAGCAAAGAGATAAACGTGCCATACAATATAGATGAATCATTTAATCGGAGATATGGGCATGGatgccaaataaaaaaaatgagctGTAGAGGATTGGACATGGATACCAAAGAAGCAAACATttatggaattttttttttgaagcaacgTTACTGAAACTGTTACTCTACAGCTCAACCTATGAACCACTTGATGCAGAAAGCACAAAACAGCACATCATACAATCGCTTCAGCACAAAACAGCACACAACCAAGGATCTTGTACACGGTTTATATTCCAATAATATGGTAACGCCGTCCATAGATACCAGTAAACAGGGGTACGAAGAAGCAAGAAAAGATAGAAGAACGTACAGGTACAGGACCCTGCTGAAGATCGTCCTTGCAACGGGGTCCGTGCAGGAACGTTGATGATCAAGCTCGCTCTTGGCGTCGAGCACGACAAAGGTGCAGGTCTGCCGTTGTTCTTAACTTCTGATCGGCGATCGGTGGACGCTACTACTTGGCAGTTGGCACGCTGGGCGGCGAAGGTGGGCAGGGCAAAGGGAGGGCGAAAGGGCTTTCCTTCCCATTTGTACCAGTAGTCAGGCAGACAGGCAGTCTAGTCATCACGCTGCGGGTTGACTCAAGAACTCCTCAAAAACTCTGCAGCCTGACCATCTACGCGTGCGTTCGGACTTCGAGCTGCGATCCAAGCTGAAGAAGCAGCGCGACAAGCCGACGACCCCTTGCCCGTCGTGTGCTTGCTGTTTTCTTCTGCACACAAATTTCGACCGCGTTATGCTTCAGTGGCAGCATGGGTTCACACTGGCAAGGAGCGACCAGGAAACGACCGAGAGTCTGAACCAATCTGAAACGCCGAGTCAACTTCGTCCGAGCGTACTGTCTGCACGAACTGCAGCTACAACGTGCGGAAGaagacgacccgacccttgcgcCCATGATGATGCCATGTCCCTGACGTTGTCGACCAGTTCCCACAGAACTTTGTCCGCGTTCCAGCAAAAACTGCCTCAATAGCCGCGGGTTCAGATTTCAGACCGGTCCGGGAAGAAGCGCCCAGGAATTCAGGAAACAACCATAACGCGGCCGGAACAAACGTCTGAGTCTGCCTCCTCCCGCCGGTGCCGGCGTGCCGCGGCTGGCAGGAGGTCCGCTCATGGCGTCATCGAGGGacgcagagggggggggggggggcgagcacGGCAGTCGAGCGAGGAAAAGAACAAGGGGGTCTCCTTATGTGATTTCCGTGCTAATATAGACCGTACGATCTCGATCCGACAGTTGGTAGGGACCCCGGGTGgtcggtatttcatttaccgtccaccccctcggCTCGTCGTCTCGCCGGACACCGTCGCGTTCCGGCCGTTTTCCGCGCGCTCGCTCACCTCCCGCGCACTGGCGGCCTCCTGAAGGTCCGGTATCGCTCCCGGTGAAAGGAACCGGCGCGGCGAAGGCCCTCCGCAGCCGCTGCTCTCGGGAGGTGCAGCGGCAAAGGCCCTCAGGTGCGTCGCGTCGAGTCCACCCACGGGGAGCTCCTCGGAGCGTAGCCGATTTGCACAGCCATCCGCCACAGGGACTCCTGCGGCGAGGTCGCGCTCCACGGCACGGCCGGGCGCGTCTTCGCCCAATGCACGCCGCGCCGGCCTGTTCCAGGGGGAGGACATACGACGACGACGCCAACGCGCTGTGGCGGGCCGCGGGCGTGGCACGGGCACCGCGCCCATGCCGTCCGCCACGGGGACGAGGCGATGCGGAGGTCGCGCTCCGCCCCGACGGACCTCGCGGCGGAGGTGTTGCACGGGAGGCCACCCGAGTCCCCGCCCATGGTGGCAGGGTGGCGTGGGCGTCGGAGCCTCGGAGGCCGTGAAGCTCGCGCGCCACGCCGTCGTTCTGGAGTTCTTCGACGCCTGGACGGTTCTGATCAGTTGCGAGGCGCGCGCTAACTGAAGGAAGCAACCAACCACAACCAACCCGACGAAAGGCCACAGAGCTCGCCACACGCTAGAGTTTCCTACGGAGTACATCTGCAGATGATCGAACACGTAATCGCTAACCCTGTTGATTGGTCACATGCCATCTCTCCTGAAATGTTGCTAGTCAGTTTTCTGAAATGTGTGATCCTGAAAGCAAGTCATTTTctgaataattttttttgcagtatTATAGCTTAATTTGTTTTCCATGCGCCTTGCATACTTCTCTGCTGAAATGTTTCTACTGTTGATTTGCCCGAATCTTCTCTGCTGAAATCTGATTGCTCTTCTGAAATGTTGCTTGTCGGTTGTATGAAAGTCAGTTTCTGAATGTCTAGTCATCACTTCGTGAATAAAATGGCGTTGCGGAATTACAGGCCCAGTGCACTGCATACTTGTTTCCTGAAATGTTACTCGATGAGAATTTCCTTTCTTACATGAAACTATGAAAGTCGTTTTCTGAACATTACTGGAATTTGGTGTTTACAACTCCTGGAATAATTTGGCTATAGTCACTTGCTTGTAAGTGATCAAGGCCCTAAACAAAAAAACTCCTGGAATAAGACTGAACATGTACCAAGCAGTTGGAGCACAATATATTGCAATAAGTAACAAGCACAACAAAGATTGTCAACAAGATTCTGCATGAAGAGCAGATAAAGAGAAACCGATCCCAGCAATACACTGAGATACTCTATCTTGAGCATTCTTAATCTTCACAGGAACTTAGAATGATCATGGTTATCAACACAACCAGTGGCAAGTTATGAGACATCAAAATAACCGAAAGTAGTCTAAATAGCATAATCGCGACAAATTCATAACAAACGCCAAACCAATACTAACATTTCAACGAATACCACAGATAAGAACTCCCTGCATTCTTAGGCGGAATCCCTGCTTTGCCAATTGTTTGGTCATCCAATTGGCCCATCATGCACTTGTTTGATTTGTTAGTCACTGCATCTGGCTTCTCTCTTGAAACCTTGCTAATCCTGTCTGAAGTATAAACTCCCTGTTCCTGAACGCATGCCACTTTCTGAATTACTTTTCTTCTGAAATGGTATGTGCATTGCCACTAGCGAGTCAAAATCTGTCCTACTAACAAACACTGTACCCATCTCAAAGCGAACAGTTGCCTCTCCCCTCATGCTTATCCAGAACAAAAAACCGCCTGGTTTCAAAGCATCAATGATTGGCGCCCCCAATATCCACTGCAAGTACAAAAAGGATTCCAGGCTAGCAAACGAGCTACCAAGCTAGTGAAAGTCTAATGACATTGCTGCATTATGCATGGCATGGAATTGGGCATTTCGCAAACCAAACAAAGGCgtcgtttagttcccaaaaacgaAAATTTTTAGGTGTCCTATCAATGTTTGACCAGATCTCGGAAGggcttttcgaacactaattaaaaaactaatttcagaactcacttggaaaccgcaagacgaatcttttgaggtctttgaccgcatcattagcacatgggggttactgtagcacttatggccaatcatgccctaattaggcttaaaagattcgtctcgtcgtgtacatccaaactgtgtaattagttttattatttaattacatttagtgcttcatacatgtgtttcaaaggggaggtgaaaatttttggatgaaaatttttgggaactaaacggccccaaaaacaaaaaaaaataaggcCAAAAGGTTCCCCTGCCCCTCTTTCTTGTGGTGGATCATCTCATCGTTTGACATCACAATATATACGCCGGATCTGGTTCGGTGCCTGGAGGCAGCAGTAGTGGATAGGTGATTCACCAACCTCTCACTCATGGTCAGAGAGTGCTCGTAACGTCATCTAGCAATAATGTGCTCAGGTAGATCCCGTTTGTCATCTAGCAATTATGCATTGCCTTGCGTTTATGGTTAGGTAAAACCTTATCCCAGAGTTTCGGTACCTCCTTCAACTTTAGCAGTTCATTTATGTAAGCCTAGGGCAGTAGCTATTATGCAAGTTGGAAAAtgcctcgcaaaaaaaaagaagaaagacagAGAGACGCCTCAATTATAGTGCTGTTTCAAACACGTAGATCTTTGCCATATTGCGAATTCAATCTATTCCTTTTCTTCTATATATATAACATGATGTAATATATTTAGAATTACGATTAACAATTACAACCAATGTTCTTACACGTGATTTGAGGTCACTAGCCtgtcaacccgtgctcccgcatgGACTAATCAGAAATAATATAAAATTAAACATTATAGCTTattgcaatagatttcattttataTCACACCTCATGTGTGTTtgctatatatttaattgaaccatttatttgtgaattgaGATTTTTATATCTTCTATCAcacatgaatacatggtgacacatatcatgagtaaaatttttatataaaaatacataaataatattctaataatgatagaaatattaatttagaattgagctcttttacaatgattggAAAGTACCAATGGGTACTTTTATTTTAAACTTTTTTCTAGCCATTGATTTATAAAAAGtatatataaaaattaaattaaattagtattcagtcccactttttggtacttggtcccaTATTTTGGAAGTACCAGGTACTTTATCCTAGGTACTTTCTACATTCATCACCGTAGAACTTATCAGATGGaaattttttcaatcattgtaaaatttctctttAGGATTTATATTGGTGCATATAAATAATTtactataattatataattttgatttaGATTTAAGGGTACTTTAACTTTAATATAACATAATTAGATAATTTATATGTagatttagggggttatttatattattttttataatagcataggtgggtaatttacacaaagatttgagggttactttagattttcaataatggcagaggtgggtaatttagatacatgtttagggagttactttagtctatttttcacaatgacagaggtggataatttattaagAAAGATAACAGATTCAGTGACTATATGATCaaagttgttggattgatggctggatgtttctaatttttgtgagaatttctagaattttctttattttttttagcgTGCCCACCTAGAATCTTAGATGGCTTCACATGAAGCCTttaaaggagcctccaattagtaatagtaagataatgCAGCCATGATACGGTTCTAAGGGGTAAAGTTCTCACCACCACTGGTCAATATGTGGGCCGCATATCCGATGCAAGCCGTTGTACCTCTTTTGGTTTGATGAAAATCAGGGTATACTAGGTCAAACTGAACTTTCAAGTTGATAAAAGGATTTCGTGTCCCCATTTGTGGTTTTAATCTAAGACTAGAGTTGGAAGTGCGTTGATTTTATACTTGAAGTATTGTATTGAGATTTCAAAAACTTCATATGTTTAAAGAGCTCTTTTACAATAATTGTAAAGAACCAATGGATACTTTTAGGTACTTTTGCCTTAAACTTTTTTTCTAGCCGTTGATCTAtggaaagtatttataaaaattaaattaaattggtATTCGGTCCCACattttggtacttggtcccaTATTTGAAAGTATCAGGTAATTTATCTTAGGTATTTTTAGATACTTCCTACCTTCACAACCGTAGGATTTTATCAAATGGACGGTTcctatttttcaatcattgtaaaatttctcatgtttaaaatattttttgttattttgCAAATAAGTTTTTTAAGAGAAAGAGTTGAAAAGTTGGATATGTAGGGCTCACGTGTCCATGTTTACCTTTGAGTTAATTTTGCTCGAGGACTCCTCACAGGATATGGGATATGTCAAGAcaagcagcaacaacagcaccTGCCTGGCTGCTTCGCCTTTGCTAACCGGGGGATGCTAGCTTGATAGTTCTCTCATGAAAATAAAATGGCCATCTCAAATCGTTGCAATATTCCATTTGGCATCATCTAATACTAATAGCACCTCCACTAGCTGAAAAGAacccctttatttgcttttacCTGATTTAATTTTATTTGCCAATCTTGGAATTCGGAAGTGTACTTATAAATACAATAATGTCATATTTGAGATCATGAGCATCAGTAAAGAAACCATCATATAAACTTTATGAGAGTACACAATCTGTTAGAGATATCTCAAGtggaaaaaataatataaaaatagctAAGTGCTACCATATAACATCTTCAGAAAACAGAGAAACACATATCAAGGCTAGGGAGATGCATGCACAGATGCACTATACATTACCTTTCTTTTAGAAAAGCAAAGGTTTATCAAACAAATTCGTACACTGACGCGGCATTAAGAGTAAACAACAATTATGTCACTCTCTTCTTTTTCGGCACTGGGAGAAAACATAGTGCTAGAGTGAATTTTCTGTGCATTTGCGCACATATCTCCATCACATTTTCAGATGCAGACTTCTTCAGTTCACATTCTGATTTGCGAGAAAATGAAAGCATGCTCCCACTGAATAGAATGATGAAGTACTGATGATGGATGAAACAGAAATGTCGCACATTCGGCGCAAAATAAATAGCAGCAGCCTCCGGAATTCAGATGCCCTGCATGCTATATTTTTTGGGCATGTGCTGCAATTTTTTGAACTCTCACCTAGGTTTTGATTTAGTAATTTGAACTTTTCCAGCCATTTGTTCTGCATTACAGGGTAAACTTGTATCATTCAAAATTACAAGCTGGTTTGTTTGGCAACCCTCGTGTGCTTTTGACCCTCGACGTGATGAGcagatcaattttttttttgaaatggggAATTTTattcatttcaagcacaatacatCAAAGTGATACATTGTCTTGAAAATTCCCAGCCTCTGCGAAACCGACACACAGCCCAAAAGAGAGAATGAAACAGCCTAACACACTAATGACTGTCAATCTAAGACTAGACCGCCACTCATGTGCccgagcaaaaaaaaattcttggcCACCTGCGCCAAGAAGTGAGATCCTGCTACAAGCTTGTCCTGCAGATAATGTTGTTGAAGGAGAGCCCACGAACGGAGCCAATGCGTTGTCGAATAGATAACCAGCAAAAAGAAAGCACATAaggccgccgcgcccagaaGAACTAGTGGTTTAAGATCTTTAGGAATTTCATTAAGCCAGCTCCTGAACATATTAGACATGTTGTGAGGTTTTGATATGACCCAAGCCGCATAGACTCAAACACATACCATTCTCGTGAATCGGCACTCAAAAAACAGATGTTGTATTGTTTCATTTTCATGACAGAAACAACATTGTTGATTCCCCAGCCAATTCCGTTTTGCAAGATTATCCTTTGTGAGAACTACACCTCGTCTAAGGTACCAGAGAAATATTTTTATCTTGAGTGGGGCTTTCAACTTCCATATCCTCTTATTTAAATTTGGAGTGTTCTGATTAATTAGACCCAAATAAAGTGATTTCACCGAGAAAACACCTATCTGATCTAACTTCCATTTAAAATCATCTCTGTCTTGGCGTAGAACAATAGTTGACAAACGTAAGACAAGGTTGTTCCACATAACCAACTTTTGGCCAATTAGAtctctacgccaggagatgTTCGGGATCTGTGTACTTAGTACAGCAGCCACCGTGTCCTGCTTCTTCCTTGCAATATTATAGAGTTGTGGACATTGCTCCCGTAAAGGCCTAGTTCCTAACCAAGTATCCTCCCAAAATCTCACTTGAGACCCATCTTTTACTATGAACGTTCCGAATCTTAAAAAATCATGTTTCACCTTTATCAAGCTTGCCCAAAAATGTGAATCTCCGCTATTCCAATGAACCTGTACTAATGGTTTAGTCCCTAAATATTTGTTGCGTAAGATCTGTTGCCATGTACCATCTGTTATTAACAAATGGTATAGTCACTTGCTAAGCAAAGCTAtgttttttaattccaaattatgGATCCCTAGTCCCCCTCTAATTCTTAGGTTGACACAGGATGTCCCATTTTGCTAGACGatactttcttttcttttatgctCGTTACCTTGCCAAAAAAATCTAGATAAAAAATAATCCAACTTTTTACGAACCCCTTTTGGGATTTCTGTTTGATGAGATTTTGTACCATATGAGCTATATATCTGATATGGGTTATGTGTGCTATATCTCTAAACAAGAAGAgacaagaaaaggaaaggagaaGAAGCTAGCAACCCCGTGGGCTTCACGTACACATGACAAGCTAATTGCACAAGAGTGCAT
The Panicum virgatum strain AP13 chromosome 6N, P.virgatum_v5, whole genome shotgun sequence genome window above contains:
- the LOC120680043 gene encoding leucine-rich repeat receptor-like protein kinase PEPR1 yields the protein MKLVFWHWFLLFVTLVPSSLGLTSDGLALLALSKNLMLPNNISSNWNASNATPCKWNSVTCDKRGNVISLDLTSSGISGSLGPEIGHLEYLQVLSLSDNNISGSIPPELGNCNMLEQLDLSQNFLSGQIPASMGNLKKLSLLSLYSNSLSGAIPKELFKNQFMEKVYLHSNQLSGSIPFSGEMKSLRSLWLHENMLSGVLPDSICNCTKLEELYLLDNQLGGDLPKNLSDIKGLRIFDATTNNFTGEIPFSFEKNCKLEIFILSFNQIRGEIPKWLGNCSSLTQLAFVNNSLSGQIPPAVGLLRNITYLLLSQNNLSGPIPPEIGNCRLLLWLELDANQLEGTVPKELANLRNLQKLFLFENRLTGDFPEDIWSIQSLQSVLIYRNGFTGKLPSVLAELKLLQNITLFDNFFTGAIPPGLGANSHLVEVDFTNNSFVGGIPPNICSGKTLRILDLGSNHLTGSIPSGVVDCPSLERLIVQDNSFSGHIPEFRNCMGLNYIDLSHNGFAGPVPPNVFSNCHCLVQIRPQANSLNVSIPGFRDCTNLGIIDLSYNTFSDKTPPKYVYCVRCNGRKGGSFT